A single genomic interval of Malania oleifera isolate guangnan ecotype guangnan chromosome 11, ASM2987363v1, whole genome shotgun sequence harbors:
- the LOC131167550 gene encoding UBP1-associated protein 2C-like: MEFDPRVIRHLLANYGASVNRSDYYSICVDYSGHHGASINCSDRAVDLGGNYPHQYLVLVSFELMLDVLDPVRSIADRDPTQRKLFIRGLGWDTTIKNLRNLFFTYGDLEESIAILGKVTRKSKGYEFIAFKHVNGALLVLKKSSKKIDGRITETQLTILGNFISNANPATIDVSMRKIYIANVHILKV; this comes from the exons atggagtttgacccaagggtgatacgtcatttattggcgaattatggTGCGAGTGTGAATCGCTCCGATTATTACAGCATTTGCGTAGATTACTCTGGTCATCATGGCGCTAGCATCAATTGCTCTGATCGAGCAGttgacttgggtggtaactacCCTCATCAATATTTGGTTTTAGTTTCCTTTGAACttatg CTAGATGTACTCGACCCCGTCCGATCCATCGCTGATCGGGACCCTACCCAGCGCAAACTCTTCATTCGCGGccttggatgggacactaccatcaagaacctccgcAATCTCTTCTTCACCTACGGTGACCTTGAAGAATCCATTgcgatccttggcaaggtcactaggaaaagtaaagggtacgagTTTATTGCATTCAAGCACGTCAATGGTGCTTTGCTCGTGTTGAAGAAGTcaagtaagaaaattgacggACGAATAACCGAGACCCAGCTTACAATATTGGGAAATTTCATATCTAATGCGAATCCggctacaattgatgtttctatgcgcaAGATTTACATAGCCAACGTGCatattctcaaggtatga
- the LOC131168458 gene encoding defensin-like protein 1, translating into MDSNSKFFVHGFIFLLLLCSFREAVVEVEGRTCESQSRRFDGVCVRDNSCAMVCRVLEGYEGGHCRGFRHRCFCTKRC; encoded by the exons ATGGACAGCAACAGCAAGTTCTTCGTTCATGGCTTCATCTTTCTCCTCCTCCTCTGTTCTTTCC GAGAGGCAGTGGTGGAGGTGGAAGGGAGGACGTGCGAGTCGCAGAGCAGGAGGTTTGATGGAGTGTGCGTGAGGGATAACAGCTGCGCGATGGTGTGCAGGGTGCTTGAGGGTTATGAAGGCGGCCATTGCAGGGGATTCCGTCATCGCTGCTTCTGCACCAAGCGCTGTTGA